The Drosophila teissieri strain GT53w chromosome X, Prin_Dtei_1.1, whole genome shotgun sequence genome has a segment encoding these proteins:
- the LOC122624639 gene encoding trypsin alpha-3-like — protein MCIQLTLLISTVALISAEWIPERIARPQPVNISKVPWQASILGNKRCGAVIVNDRTVLSAAHCVVSGNPNNYTVTAGASTTLNGGQLVKVQSIIRHEGYNKVSNSNDIVILRLSSRLHWGANVQPIPLADSVPSGGSAAMVSGWTRTKKDRRRPMSQTLLSTSVDIVDQQACRKFYPNKSSVLCATSHGTSACRGDSGCPLVSNGKLVGIVSFGVANPHPTYPGGYANVAELRPWILQTIARLV, from the coding sequence ATGTGCATTCAGTTGACTTTGCTCATCTCAACCGTAGCCCTAATCTCCGCCGAATGGATTCCGGAGAGGATTGCTAGACCGCAGCCGGTGAACATATCCAAGGTGCCCTGGCAGGCTTCCATTCTGGGCAACAAACGGTGCGGTGCTGTCATTGTCAATGATCGGACCGTCTTATCGGCAGCCCACTGTGTGGTGTCCGGTAATCCCAACAACTATACCGTGACAGCGGGAGCCTCGACGACGCTCAATGGTGGCCAGTTGGTGAAGGTGCAGAGCATCATTCGGCACGAGGGATACAATAAGGTATCCAACTCCAACGATATAGTGATTCTCCGTCTAAGCTCCCGCCTCCACTGGGGTGCCAATGTCCAGCCCATTCCACTGGCGGATAGTGTGCCCAGTGGTGGATCCGCCGCCATGGTTTCCGGCTGGACAAGGACGAAAAAGGACCGCAGGAGGCCAATGTCGCAAACCCTGCTCAGTACCTCGGTGGACATAGTGGATCAGCAGGCCTGCAGGAAGTTCTATCCCAACAAGAGCAGTGTACTATGTGCCACAAGTCATGGAACAAGTGCCTGCCGGGGAGACTCCGGATGTCCATTGGTCTCCAACGGCAAGCTTGTGGGCATCGTTTCCTTTGGTGTTGCTAACCCTCATCCCACTTATCCCGGAGGCTATGCTAATGTGGCTGAGCTCAGGCCTTGGATCTTGCAGACCATCGCGAGATTAGtgtaa